From one Larimichthys crocea isolate SSNF chromosome XVIII, L_crocea_2.0, whole genome shotgun sequence genomic stretch:
- the me3 gene encoding NADP-dependent malic enzyme, mitochondrial: MNSLPGRAALSLCRRAAGAGAGGGGGMRVFAGSPGHPAALQAVRVCHSGANRKGNVSTKKRGYDITRNPHLNKGMAFTLEERLQLGIHGLLPPCFLSQDVQVLRVMKSYETRTNPLDKYILLMTLQDRNEKLFYRLLTSDIEEFMPIVYTPTVGLACQQYGLAFRRPRGLFITIHDKGHIATLLNSWPEEDIKAIVVTDGERILGLGDLGSYGMGIPVGKLALYTACGGVRPQQCLPVLLDVGTDNQALLDDPLYIGLKHKRIRGKEYDELIDEFMQAVTDKYGMNCLIQFEDFANSNAFRILNKYRNRYCTFNDDIQGTASVAVAGVLAALKITKNKLSDHTFVFQGAGEAALGIAHLLIMAMAKEGLSKAEAAKRIWMVDSRGLIVKGRSHLNHEKEEFAHEHPHIKTLEEVVHVMKPTAIIGVAAIAGAFTEKIIKDMASFNERPIIFALSNPTSKAECTAEQCYKLTEGRGIFASGSPFTKVTLADGRTFYPGQGNNAYVFPGVALGVIACGVRHISDDVFLTTAEAIADMVTEEHLAEGRLYPPLSTIREVSFRIAVKLVNYAYKNNIASLYPEPKDKEAFVLSHIYSPDYDDFTLDTYSWPQEAMNVQDV, from the exons ATGAACTCCCTCCCAGGAAGAGCCGCACTCTCTCTGTGCAGGCGCGCAGCCGGAGCCGGGgccggcggcggcggcggcatgAGGGTCTTCGCCGGTTCCCCGGGTCACCCTGCCGCTCTCCAGGCCGTGCGGGTCTGCCACTCCGGGGCTAACCGCAAGGGTAACGTGAGCACCAAGAAGCGGGGCTACGACATCACTAGAAACCCACACCTGAACAAG GGAATGGCGTTCACCCTGGAGGAGCGCTTACAGCTGGGCATCCACGGCCTGCTGCCCCCCTGCTTCCTCTCCCAGGATGTGCAAGTGCTGCGTGTCATGAAGAGCTACGAAACGCGCACCAATCCTCTGGACAA GTACATCCTCCTGATGACGCTGCAGGACAGGAACGAGAAGCTGTTCTACCGTTTGCTGACCTCTGACATCGAGGAGTTCATGCCCATCGTGTACACTCCCACCGTGGGCCTGGCCTGCCAGCAGTATGGGCTGGCCTTCAGGAGACCACG AGGACTCTTCATCACCATCCATGATAAAGGCCACATTGCCACCCTGCTCAACTCCTGGCCTGAAGAAGACATAAAG GCCATCGTGGTGACGGACGGGGAGCGTATCCTCGGCCTGGGTGACCTGGGATCCTACGGTATGGGCATACCTGTGGGGAAGCTGGCGCTCTACACAGCCTGCGGTGGAGTTCGGCCGCAGCAGTGTCTCCCCGTGCTGCTGGACGTCGGCACAGACAACCAG GCGCTGCTCGATGACCCGCTGTACATCGGACTGAAGCACAAGAGAATCAGAGGAAAGGAGTACGACGAGCTGATCGACGAGTTCATGCAGGCGGTGACGGACAA GTACGGGATGAACTGTCTGATACAGTTTGAGGATTTCGCCAACAGCAACGCCTTTCGCATCCTCAACAAATACAGGAATCGATACTGTACCTTCAACGACGACATCCAAG gcACGGCCTCAGTCGCTGTTGCCGGTGTCTTAGCTGCTCTGAAGATCACGAAAAACAAACTCTCAGACCACACCTTTGTTTTCCAGGGTGCAGGCGAG GCGGCTCTGGGCATCGCTCACCTGCTTATAATGGCCATGGCCAAAGAGGGACTGAGTAAAGCTGAAGCTGCAAAGAGAATCTGGATGGTGGACTCCAGAGGTCTCATTGTAAAG GGAAGAAGCCATCTCAACCACGAGAAGGAGGAGTTTGCTCACGAGCACCCGCACATAAAGAcgctggaggaggtggtgcaCGTCATGAAACCCACCGCGATCATAG GAGTCGCTGCTATCGCCGGAGCGTTCACCGAGAAGATCATCAAAGACATGGCGTCCTTCAATGAGAGGCCAATCATCTTTGCCCTGAGTAACCCCACCAGCAAGGCGGAGTGCACGGCGGAGCAGTGCTACAAGCTCACAGAG ggCCGTGGCATCTTTGCCAGTGGAAGTCCGTTTACCAAGGTGACGCTGGCCGACGGACGCACCTTCTACCCCGGCCAGGGAAACAACGCCTACGTCTTCCCTGGAGTCGCTCTGGGTGTCATAGCGTGTGGAGTGCGCCACATATCTGACGATGTCTTCCTCACCACAGCAGAG GCGATCGCTGACATGGTGACAGAGGAGCACCTGGCTGAGGGGAGACTCTATCCCCCCCTCAGCACCATCAGAGAGGTGTCCTTCAGGATCGCAGTGAAG CTCGTCAACTATgcatacaaaaacaacatcGCTTCTCTGTACCCGGAGCCGAAAGACAAGGAGGCGTTTGTGCTGTCTCACATCTACAGTCCCGATTACGATGACTTCACTCTGGACACGTACAGCTGGCCACAAGAGGCCATGAACGTCCAGGACGTCTGA
- the LOC104934970 gene encoding immunoglobulin-like domain-containing receptor 1, with protein sequence MGNMILMALLLLHLPTELLSIQVIVPETERSTTLFASVILRCDYSTSANPQEVLVTWRYKSFCKDPVLEYYSTAFQAALQLGQDPSNDCPDRQRTVRTVIQKRGISEPTLGADYRERKITIQNKADLIINEVMWWDNGVYFCSIDAPGDTTGDSDREIKLIVYHWLTVLLIILGALLLIMLFCVCCCQCCPQKCCCYVRCPCCPQTCCCPEKAVMQHRMLRDAQKAMVPWMAGQPIYAPISSNASSQGVPILYSGSYSDYPVKQNFAMAPMELSPMALQQQPPPPPPPHHVNHSVRSSNHGTGQVLDYLEHQVRGLDMPAPQAAYRSVQNMPPLQAQYQPAPQAVPYTPGPPSMLSALDEMGVRGVERRVITLPPIIQRVPSFSSRRGNEGGGDGARAAPRLSSHSSGSTNRSGGGLPRATRNYRDDSPPRRGILRDYSDESDWENRRGRAPHGGGSRNERGSSSRRRGTASRPRAHSRDDVMEELKSKAFRRERSYSPPQRRGGSWSSDEEDSRRQKGGKGKDWPEKPPSYSSIEDQPGHSNGRRNYNRLSDRSSHSSTSVVI encoded by the exons ATGGGAAATATGATACTGATGGCgctcctgctgcttcacctgccGACAG AGCTGCTGTCCATCCAGGTGATTGtcccagagacagagaggagtaCGACTCTGTTCGCCTCCGTGATCCTGCGCTGCGACTACTCGACTTCAGCCAACCCTCAGGAAGTCCTGGTCACCTGGAGGTACAAGTCCTTCTGTAAAGACCCAGTGCTGGAGTACTACTCCACAG CTTTCCAGGCCGCTCTGCAGCTCGGTCAGGACCCCTCCAATGACTGTCCGGACCGCCAGCGCACAGTCCGCACCGTGATCCAGAAGAGAGGCATCAGTGAGCCCACCTTGGGAGCAGACTACAGAGAGCGCAAAATCACCATCCAGAACA AGGCCGACCTGATCATCAACGAGGTGATGTGGTGGGATAACGGCGTGTATTTCTGCTCCATTGATGCCCCCGGCGACACGACGGGGGACTCGGATCGTGAAATCAAACTCATTGTGTACC ACTGGCTGACAGTCCTGTTGATCATCCTCGGTGCTCTCCTGCTCATCATGCTCTTCTGCGTCTGTTGCTGTCAGTGCTGCCCGCAGAAGTGCTGCTGCTACGTCCGCTGCCCGTGTTGTCCACAGACGTGCTGCTGTCCAGAAAAAG ctgtgatgCAGCACAGGATGCTGCGAGACGCTCAGAAGGCCATGGTGCCCTGGATGGCTGGTCAACCCATCTACGCTCCCATTAGCTCCAACGCCTCCTCCCAGGGTGTTCCCATACTGTATTCAG GTTCGTACTCAGACTATCCTGTCAAACAAAACTTTGCCATGGCCCCCATGGAGCTGTCACCCATGGccctccagcagcagcctcctcctcctcctcctccgcacCATGTGAACCACAGTGTGCGCAGCAGCAATCATGGCACCGGCCAGGTGTTGGACTACCTGGAGCACCAGGTGAGGGGGCTGGATATGCCAGCACCTCAAGCAGCTTATCGCAGCGTCCAAAATATGCCCCCGTTACAGGCTCAGTACCAGCCGGCTCCTCAAGCAGTTCCCTACACGCCTGGGCCCCCGAGTATGTTGTCAGCCCTGGATGAGATGGGTGTCAGAGGGGTGGAGAGAAGAGTGATCACCCTGCCTCCTATTATCCAGCGTGTGCCCAGTTTCTCCTCACGCAGGGGGAACGAAGGAGGTGGAGACGGAGCAAGAGCTGCTCCGAGATTATCCAGCCACTCCAGCGGGAGTACAAACCGCTCCGGAGGAGGTCTGCCACGCGCTACTCGTAACTACAGAGACGACTCTCCTCCCAGACGGGGGATCCTGCGAGACTACAGCGACGAGTCCGACTGGGAGAACAGACGAGGAAGAGCGCCGCACGGCGGGGGTTCGAGGAACGAGAGAGGAAGCTCGTCCAGGAGGCGAGGGACTGCATCCAGACCGCGAGCTCACAGTCGTGATGACGTGATGGAGGAGCTGAAAAGCAAGGCATTTCGGAGGGAGAGGAGCTATTCACCTCCTCAGCGTCGCGGAGGGTCGTGGAGCTCGGATGAAGAAGACAGCAGGAGACAGAAAGGAGGTAAAGGGAAGGATTGGCCGGAGAAGCCGCCCAGCTACTCCTCCATAGAGGACCAGCCGGGACACAGTAACGGACGGAGGAACTACAACCGCCTTTCT GATAGAAGCTCCCATAGCAGCACCAGCGTAGTCATCTGA